One segment of Leptodactylus fuscus isolate aLepFus1 chromosome 7, aLepFus1.hap2, whole genome shotgun sequence DNA contains the following:
- the SLC10A1 gene encoding hepatic sodium/bile acid cotransporter produces MNETTEGTQEFEERSVNVTDFSQKVIGYALDTSIILLLVMVMMSFGCTLKYSELKKYFLKPKEVGIAVLAQYGFMPLSAFSLAHILRLSSIESLIVLLCGCCPGGNLSNVFSSAIKGNMNLSILMTVCSTVLALGMMPLLLYVYCLGLNLGPLHMNVPFQKIVTSLTITIVPCFLGALLNSKRPRCSQIFIKVSKILGPVLMVEIFVLFYFSLKSNIFKVFSPKMIGASLLLPFFGYVLGYTIASIFRLPEQAKRTICMETGCQNAQLCATILKISFDAEVLGVYILFPLLFAVSQILLGLVLIFVFRLRDKIKAKAQHKPYVSVDNGVMDENLNTTNVAMSVCPELPYSWFLTHQVLSCHVHGSSLTRSGVAIFMVPHSPGPELP; encoded by the exons ATGAATGAAACCACAGAGGGCACCCAGGAGTTTGAGGAGCGAAGTGTGAACGTGACAGACTTCAGCCAGAAAGTTATTGGCTACGCTTTGGATACAAGTATCATCTTACTATTGGTCATGGTTATGATGTCATTTGGTTGTACTCTGAAATACTCAGAACTGAAAAAATATTTCCTGAAGCCCAAAGAAGTTGGAATAGCTGTGCTAGCGCAATATGGTTTCATGCCGCTGTCCGCCTTCTCTTTGGCCCATATTTTGCGTCTAAGTTCTATTGAATCCTTGATTGTACTGTTATGCGGTTGCTGTCCTGGAGGAAATCTATCCAATGTCTTTTCTTCTGCTATAAAAGGCAACATGAACCTTAG CATTTTGATGACCGTTTGCTCAACTGTACTTGCCCTGGGAATGATGCCGTTGCTTCTCTACGTCTATTGTCTTGGACTGAATCTTGGTCCACTACACATGAATGTGCCTTTTCAAAAAATTGTGACTTCTTTGACCATCACAATAGTTCCTTGTTTCCTTGGTGCACTCCTGAATAGTAAAAGGCCACGTTGCTCACAAATTTTTATTAAG GTTAGCAAGATCCTTGGGCCTGTGCTTATGGTGGAGATATTCGTTTTATTCTATTTCAGTCTGAAAAGTAATATTTTTAAAGTCTTTTCACCCAAGATGATTGGAGCGTCACTGCTCTTACCATTCTTTGGCTATGTGCTTGGATATACCATAGCTTCCATCTTCCGGCTCCCTGAACA AGCTAAACGCACCATCTGCATGGAAACTGGATGCCAAAATGCCCAACTCTGCGCCACGATTCTAAAAATTTCTTTTGATGCTGAAGTCCTTGGCGTCTACATCCTATTTCCTTTGCTTTTTGCTGTATCTCAGATTTTACTAGGTCTTGTTCTCATCTTTGTATTCCGCCTACGAGACAAAATAAAAGCTAAAG CTCAGCACAAGCCATATGTCTCTGTTGATAATGGTGTCATGGATGAGAATCTTAATACAACAAATGTCGCCATGTCAGTGT GTCCTGAGTTGCCATATTCATGGTTCCTCACTCACCAGGTCCTGAGTTGCCATGTTCATGGTTCCTCACTCACCAGGTCCGGAGTTGCGATATTCATGGTTCCTCACTCGCCAGGTCCTGAGTTGCCATAA